Proteins from one bacterium genomic window:
- a CDS encoding DUF493 domain-containing protein — MTTGRSKQPNDIAPRLDLTYPCDWRYRIIGADATKLRAAVEAIAGDAEYEIHDGNSSRAGSYVSVELAVTVRDEDHRLRLFAELAAHDDVKFVL, encoded by the coding sequence ATGACCACCGGACGATCGAAGCAACCCAACGACATCGCACCGCGACTCGACCTGACGTATCCGTGCGACTGGCGATACCGGATCATCGGAGCCGACGCGACGAAGCTGCGCGCGGCCGTCGAGGCGATTGCGGGGGATGCGGAGTACGAGATCCACGACGGGAATTCCAGCCGGGCCGGTAGCTACGTGTCGGTTGAGTTGGCCGTTACCGTGCGTGACGAGGACCATCGTCTTCGCTTGTTCGCGGAGCTGGCCGCGCACGACGATGTCAAGTTCGTGCTCTAG
- a CDS encoding S41 family peptidase, with amino-acid sequence MHGSDDFSYDLIVFDYLSQEPSWALDGAITYDWIAEGVGYIHIRDFRAAERDATAAMDGILAEFADASSIIVDVRNTPGGTGQVANRLADRFADRRRHFMSSRMRYGPEHDSTLPMHFHVQPRGPKQFTKSTILLTNRSTASAAERFTLAMRVLPHVTHVGDYTSGAFSAQYPAQLPNEWTLLISYKMSMDHTGLCWDGIGVMPDLFVRNTAEEIRARSDRALEFAVKLLEHAPLELQDESASLLHVRTSLVEAYVDGLEAGGVEAAVGAVREARSGDEDSYFLDGKHCLKTAQEYVQRKRASEVIPLLELCRDTYPQVAMTYGLLAEAYLNSGDVESASAVIAAGESVTPTFPWERPLLDRVRASLEEQATSP; translated from the coding sequence ATGCATGGGTCGGATGACTTCTCGTACGACCTGATCGTCTTCGATTACCTGTCGCAGGAACCTTCGTGGGCGCTGGACGGCGCGATCACGTACGACTGGATCGCCGAGGGAGTCGGCTACATTCACATCCGGGACTTCAGGGCCGCTGAACGCGACGCCACCGCGGCTATGGACGGCATCCTCGCCGAGTTCGCCGACGCGTCTTCGATCATCGTCGATGTGCGCAACACGCCGGGCGGCACCGGGCAGGTCGCCAATCGCCTGGCCGACCGTTTCGCCGATCGCAGGCGTCATTTCATGTCTTCACGCATGCGCTACGGACCGGAGCATGACAGCACGCTGCCGATGCACTTCCACGTGCAGCCGCGCGGCCCGAAGCAGTTCACGAAGTCCACGATCCTGCTGACCAACCGGTCCACGGCCAGCGCCGCTGAGCGGTTCACGCTCGCCATGCGGGTGCTGCCCCACGTCACGCACGTGGGCGACTACACGTCCGGCGCGTTCTCCGCCCAATACCCGGCGCAGCTTCCGAACGAGTGGACGCTCCTGATCTCCTACAAGATGTCCATGGACCACACGGGCCTCTGTTGGGACGGCATCGGCGTGATGCCCGACCTCTTCGTGCGGAATACCGCCGAGGAGATCCGAGCCCGATCCGATCGAGCACTCGAGTTCGCCGTCAAGCTGCTCGAGCACGCCCCGCTCGAACTCCAGGATGAATCCGCGAGCCTGCTGCACGTCAGGACCTCGCTCGTGGAGGCGTACGTTGACGGGCTCGAAGCAGGCGGCGTCGAAGCCGCCGTCGGCGCCGTGCGCGAGGCGCGCTCCGGGGACGAAGACAGCTACTTCCTCGACGGCAAGCACTGTCTGAAGACGGCACAGGAGTACGTGCAGCGGAAGCGAGCGTCAGAGGTCATCCCGCTCCTCGAGCTCTGCCGCGACACGTACCCGCAGGTCGCGATGACCTACGGCCTGCTGGCCGAGGCGTACCTGAACAGTGGTGATGTCGAGAGCGCGAGCGCCGTCATCGCCGCCGGCGAATCCGTGACCCCAACGTTCCCCTGGGAGCGCCCCCTGCTCGACCGCGTCAGGGCGTCGCTCGAAGAGCAAGCCACGAGCCCCTAA